In a genomic window of Amblyomma americanum isolate KBUSLIRL-KWMA chromosome 4, ASM5285725v1, whole genome shotgun sequence:
- the LOC144128355 gene encoding glycoprotein 3-alpha-L-fucosyltransferase A-like, producing MLCTQPEFPRAAVCRRRSMAPSLLARFPSFLPHAGTLYHCIMLMVLVSCAVLLAFQVKLAAHRETAVPPWMRQPVPSELRNNQARGGQQDGRESRTERAQRIMERQIFRDDDAADHRHDGSVDVSLPARRQLPWFFKNGTEWPRPSSKLSRVAGVWPDPGAPHDDRIVAQLMYLPPGYKAGPKSANTSLKTIVLDGSWYDFVDGQTLFLRDRCPVDRCRVYRRRAPEGVKVDATIVKDGYSSYYRPTGEKGRNQGLRILYLLENPMNGPLEEGGALGIDWTATYRKDSDIVTPYEKFVLFDPLVKAIRRDHDYTRNKSKMVAWFVSNCHTENNRLHYAHKLQEHIQVDIYGNCGSLTCSRYETEMCYQMVERDYYFYLAFENANCKDYITEKFFNALRHNVVPVVMGASREEYRAAAPHHSYIHVEDFRSPKELAEYLLVLSRNRTLYNEYFRWKGTGEFVNTYFWCRLCALLHAPPRPHKRRSEDVYRWWHTGACRAGYEPPLPPAIALASRRRA from the exons ATGCTTTGCACGCAGCCTGAATTCCCTCGTGCTGCTgtctgccgccgccgcagcatgGCACCATCGCTGCTTGCGCGTTTCCCGTCGTTCCTTCCCCACGCGGGCACCCTCTACCACTGCATCATGCTCATGGTGCTGGTCAGCTGCGCCGTGCTGCTCGCCTTCCAGGTGAAGCTGGCGGCCCACAGAGAGACGGCCGTGCCACCCTGGATGCGGCAGCCGGTGCCCTCCGAGCTTCGCAACAACCAGGCTCGCGGAGGCCAGCAGGACGGCCGCGAGAGCAGGACGGAGCGGGCCCAAAGGATTATGGAGCGCCAGATATTCAG GGACGACGACGCGGCCGACCACCGGCATGACGGAAGCGTGGACGTGTCTCTGCCCGCGAGACGCCAACTGCCGTGGTTCTTCAAAAACGGCACCGAGTGGCCTCGCCCTTCGAGCAAGCTCTCGCGGGTGGCCGGCGTGTGGCCCGACCCGGGGGCGCCGCACGACGACCGCATTGTGGCGCAGCTCATGTACCTGCCGCCTGGATACAAGGCGGGGCCCAAGAGCGCCA ACACATCGCTGAAGACGATCGTCTTGGACGGCAGCTGGTACGACTTCGTGGACGGCCAGACACTCTTCCTCCGGGACCGCTGTCCCGTGGACAGGTGCCGAGTGTACCGAAGGAGAGCACCCGAAGGCGTGAAGGTGGACGCCACCATAGTCAAGGACGGCTACAGTAGCTACTACCGGCCCACGGGTGAGAAAGGAAGAAACCAGGGGTTGCGGATCCTCTACCTGCTCGAAAATCCGATGAACGGGCCCCTCGAAGAAGGGGGAGCCCTTGGCATTGACTGGACGGCTACCTACAG AAAGGACTCGGACATCGTGACGCCCTACGAGAAGTTCGTGCTCTTCGACCCCCTGGTGAAGGCAATCAGGCGCGACCACGACTACACCCGGAACAAATCCAAGATGGTCGCCTGGTTCGTCTCCAACTGCCACACCGAGAACAACCGTCTCCACTACGCGCACAAGCTGCAGGAGCACATACAG GTTGATATCTACGGAAATTGCGGATCGCTGACTTGCTCGCGATATGAAACCGAGATGTGCTACCAGATGGTCGAGAGAGACTACTACTTCTACCTGGCCTTTGAAAACGCCAACTGCAAGGATTACATCACTGAGAAGTTCTTCAACGCCCTGAG GCACAACGTGGTCCCGGTGGTGATGGGTGCCTCCCGCGAGGAGTACCGCGCCGCCGCCCCGCACCACTCGTACATCCACGTGGAGGACTTCCGGTCGCCCAAGGAGCTGGCCGAGTACCTGCTGGTGCTCAGCCGGAACCGGACGCTGTACAACGAGTACTTCCGATGGAAGGGCACCGGAGAGTTCGTCAACACCTACTTCTGGTGCCGCCTGTGCGCCCTGCTGCACGCGCCGCCGCGTCCGCACAAGCGCCGCTCCGAAGACGTGTACCGGTGGTGGCACACCGGTGCATGCAGGGCGGGGTACGAGCCACCCCTACCGCCTGCCATTGCGCTCGCTTCACGCCGTCGCGCGTGA